A section of the Thauera chlorobenzoica genome encodes:
- a CDS encoding sensor histidine kinase, which translates to MLPGWLIVGASFAYLLILFAIAYFGDRRADQGRSIIANPWVYSLSLAVYCTAWTYFGSVGRAAAGGIWFLPTYLGPTLGLTLAWLVVLKMIRIARSYRITSVADFIASRYGKSHLLGGLVTIIAVIGIVPYIALQLKAISSAYALMIGEHDIVFRVESASAGWWQDSTLYIALALAAFTILFGTRHLDTTERHEGMVAAIAFESVVKLLAFLAVGVYVTYWLYDGFADLYARAMARPELGSLLVFDGAGRLGYGGWFAHVLLAMLSIIFLPRQFQIAVVENVNEQHLRRATWVFPAYLLAINIFVVPIALGGLLHFGQGTVDPDTFVLTLPIAHDNAALALFVFVGGLSAATGMVIVEAIALSTMVCNDLVMPMLLRSRRLDLTRERDLTGLLLGIRRGAILGVLLLGYLYFRLAGEAYALVSIGLISFAAVAQFAPAVLGGMYWRGGTREGAFAGLLAGFLVWGYTLMLPSFAKSGWLDARFLEYGLFELWWLKPEQLFGIGGWDNISHALFWSLFANIGCYVIVSLLRVPTGSEATQGALFVDVFRRGAAAPASFWRGGAEVRDLLPLVARFLGQRRTEEAFSAYARGHGVERVEQLRADPELVHFAESLLAGAIGSASARVMVATVVQEERLGLGEVMDILDEASQVRAYSRELEEKSRALEVATSELRAANEQLKELDRLKDDFMSSVTHELRTPLTSIRALSEMMVDDPGIELADRQRFLGIIVSETVRLTRLVNQVLDMAKIESGHAEWHNTDIDMRELVNHSVETTLQLFRDRGAEVRVSAPDAVPLLRADHDRLLQVMLNLLSNAAKFVPVGTGKVDVRLSCDGRHVRVEVKDNGPGIEPALEPVIFQKFRQGGDERSRPQGTGLGLPISRQIVEHFGGRLWLESAPGEGARFSFELPLAPASAGG; encoded by the coding sequence ATGCTGCCTGGCTGGCTGATCGTCGGCGCTTCGTTCGCCTACCTGCTGATCCTGTTCGCGATCGCGTATTTCGGCGATCGCCGCGCCGACCAGGGGCGTTCGATCATTGCCAATCCCTGGGTCTACAGCCTTTCGCTGGCGGTGTATTGCACCGCGTGGACCTACTTCGGCAGCGTCGGGCGTGCGGCGGCAGGCGGGATCTGGTTCCTGCCCACCTACCTGGGGCCGACCCTGGGGCTGACGCTGGCCTGGCTGGTGGTGCTGAAGATGATCCGCATCGCCCGCAGCTACCGCATCACCTCGGTCGCCGACTTCATCGCCTCGCGCTACGGCAAGAGCCACCTGCTCGGCGGCCTGGTCACGATCATCGCGGTGATCGGCATCGTGCCCTACATCGCGCTGCAGCTGAAGGCGATCTCCAGCGCCTATGCGCTGATGATCGGCGAGCACGACATCGTGTTCCGGGTCGAGAGCGCGAGCGCCGGCTGGTGGCAGGACAGCACGCTCTACATCGCGCTCGCGCTGGCCGCGTTCACCATCCTGTTCGGCACCCGCCACCTCGACACCACCGAACGCCACGAAGGCATGGTGGCGGCGATCGCCTTCGAGTCGGTGGTGAAGCTGCTCGCCTTCCTCGCGGTGGGCGTGTACGTGACCTACTGGCTGTACGACGGCTTTGCCGATCTGTATGCGCGCGCGATGGCGCGGCCCGAACTCGGGTCGCTGCTCGTGTTCGACGGCGCCGGCCGGCTCGGATACGGCGGCTGGTTCGCCCACGTGCTGCTGGCGATGCTGTCGATCATCTTCCTGCCGCGCCAGTTCCAGATCGCCGTGGTCGAGAACGTCAACGAGCAGCACCTGCGCCGTGCGACCTGGGTCTTCCCCGCCTACCTGCTGGCGATCAACATCTTCGTGGTCCCGATCGCGCTCGGCGGCCTGCTGCATTTCGGCCAGGGCACGGTGGACCCCGACACGTTCGTGCTGACGCTGCCAATCGCACACGACAACGCCGCCCTGGCACTGTTCGTGTTCGTCGGCGGACTGTCGGCGGCAACCGGGATGGTCATCGTCGAGGCGATCGCGCTGTCGACCATGGTGTGCAACGATCTGGTGATGCCGATGCTGCTGCGCAGCCGGCGCCTGGACCTGACGCGCGAGCGCGATCTCACCGGCCTGCTGCTGGGGATCCGGCGCGGGGCGATCCTGGGCGTGCTGCTGCTGGGCTACCTCTACTTCCGCCTCGCCGGCGAGGCGTATGCCCTGGTCAGCATCGGCCTGATCAGCTTTGCCGCGGTGGCGCAGTTCGCGCCGGCGGTGCTCGGTGGGATGTACTGGCGGGGCGGCACGCGCGAAGGGGCGTTCGCCGGCCTGCTCGCCGGCTTCCTGGTGTGGGGGTACACCTTGATGCTGCCGTCTTTTGCCAAGTCGGGCTGGCTCGATGCGCGTTTTCTCGAATACGGCCTGTTCGAGCTGTGGTGGCTGAAGCCCGAGCAGCTGTTCGGCATCGGTGGGTGGGACAACATCAGCCATGCGCTGTTCTGGAGCCTGTTCGCGAATATCGGCTGTTACGTGATCGTATCCTTGCTGCGCGTGCCGACCGGTTCGGAAGCGACCCAGGGCGCGTTGTTCGTCGATGTGTTCCGGCGCGGTGCGGCGGCGCCGGCGAGCTTCTGGCGCGGCGGCGCCGAAGTGCGCGATCTGCTGCCACTGGTTGCGCGCTTTCTCGGCCAGCGCCGCACCGAAGAGGCGTTCAGCGCCTATGCCCGGGGGCACGGCGTCGAGCGTGTCGAGCAGCTCAGGGCCGATCCCGAACTGGTGCATTTCGCCGAATCCCTGCTCGCCGGCGCGATCGGCAGCGCCTCGGCGCGGGTGATGGTGGCGACCGTGGTGCAGGAAGAGCGCCTCGGCCTGGGCGAGGTCATGGACATTCTCGACGAGGCCTCGCAGGTGCGTGCCTACTCGCGCGAGCTCGAGGAAAAATCGCGCGCCCTCGAGGTGGCGACTTCCGAACTGCGCGCGGCCAACGAACAGCTCAAGGAACTCGACCGCCTCAAGGACGACTTCATGTCGTCGGTGACCCATGAGCTGCGCACGCCGCTGACTTCGATCCGGGCGCTCTCGGAAATGATGGTCGATGATCCCGGGATCGAGCTTGCCGACCGCCAGCGCTTCCTGGGCATCATCGTGTCCGAGACCGTGCGTCTGACCCGGCTGGTGAACCAGGTCCTGGACATGGCGAAGATCGAATCGGGTCATGCCGAGTGGCACAACACCGACATCGACATGCGCGAGCTGGTGAACCATTCGGTCGAAACCACGCTGCAGCTGTTTCGCGACCGCGGCGCCGAAGTGCGGGTGTCGGCGCCCGATGCGGTGCCGCTGCTGCGCGCCGACCATGACCGCCTGCTGCAGGTGATGCTGAACCTGCTGTCCAATGCAGCTAAATTCGTGCCCGTGGGCACGGGAAAGGTGGATGTGCGCCTGAGCTGCGACGGCCGCCATGTCCGCGTCGAGGTGAAGGACAACGGGCCGGGCATCGAGCCGGCGCTCGAACCGGTGATCTTCCAGAAGTTCCGCCAGGGCGGCGATGAGCGCTCGCGGCCGCAAGGCACCGGACTGGGCCTGCCGATCAGCCGGCAGATCGTCGAGCATTTCGGCGGCCGCCTGTGGCTGGAGTCGGCGCCCGGTGAAGGCGCGCGCTTTTCGTTCGAGCTGCCGCTGGCGCCTGCGTCCGCTGGTGGATGA
- a CDS encoding response regulator transcription factor — translation MHKKILIADDEQNIVISLEFLMKREGFEVSIAHDGEEAVRRIRAERPDLVLLDVMMPKKSGFEVCQEIKADPALAAVRVLMLTAKGRDTEVAKGLALGADAYMTKPFSTRELVDKVRSLLGP, via the coding sequence ATGCACAAGAAGATTCTGATCGCCGACGATGAGCAGAACATCGTCATTTCGCTGGAATTCCTGATGAAGCGCGAAGGCTTCGAGGTGTCGATCGCCCACGACGGCGAGGAGGCGGTGCGGAGGATTCGCGCCGAGCGTCCGGACCTCGTGCTGCTCGACGTGATGATGCCGAAGAAGAGCGGTTTCGAAGTGTGCCAGGAGATCAAGGCTGATCCGGCGCTGGCTGCGGTGCGCGTGCTGATGCTGACCGCCAAGGGGCGCGACACCGAAGTCGCCAAGGGGCTCGCCCTGGGGGCCGATGCCTACATGACCAAGCCTTTCTCGACCAGGGAGCTGGTGGACAAGGTGCGCAGCCTGCTGGGGCCCTGA
- the acs gene encoding acetate--CoA ligase — translation MSNEQQVRIYNPPQAMVENAAVSGMDGYRALCKEAEDDYAGFWGRRAKELLDWEKPFTQVLDESSAPFFKWFADGRLNVSYNCLDRNVNNGLGDKVALIFEADSGDVTKVTYKDLLGRVSKLANALRGMGVKKGDRVVIYLPMSIEGVVAMQACARIGATHSIVFGGFSAQALRDRIEDAGAVAVITADGQFRGGKALPLKPIADEALALGGCDSVKNVIVVKRTGADIAMLGGRDSWYHDAVAAQSERCEPEWVEAEHPLFILYTSGSTGKPKGVQHSSAGYLLQAVLSMKYTFDIKPDDVYWCTADIGWVTGHTYITYGPLACGATEIVFEGVPTYPDAGRFWKMIQDHKVSIFYTAPTAIRSLIKAADNNPAVHPKQYDLSSLRILGSVGEPINPAAWEWYYENVGGGRCPIVDTFWQTETGAHMITPLPGATPMVPGSCTLPFPGIMAAVVDETGTEVPWGQGGILVVKKPWPAMIRNVWGDPERFKKTYYPDDFKGKLYLAGDGAIRDAETGYFTITGRIDDVLNVSGHRMGTMEIESALVAHEKVAEAAVVGRPDDVTGEAIVAFVVLKGPRPSGEDAAKMIKELQTWVGHEIGPIAKPKDIRFGENLPKTRSGKIMRRLLRQLAKGEDVTQDTSTLENPAILEQLKG, via the coding sequence ATGTCAAACGAGCAACAAGTCCGCATTTACAACCCCCCCCAGGCGATGGTCGAAAACGCCGCGGTGTCCGGCATGGATGGTTACCGCGCGCTGTGCAAGGAGGCCGAAGACGATTACGCAGGCTTCTGGGGGCGCCGTGCCAAGGAACTGCTGGACTGGGAGAAGCCCTTCACTCAGGTGCTCGACGAGTCGAGCGCCCCCTTCTTCAAGTGGTTCGCCGACGGCAGGCTGAACGTCTCGTACAACTGTCTCGACCGCAACGTCAATAACGGCCTCGGCGACAAGGTCGCGCTGATCTTCGAAGCCGACAGCGGCGATGTCACCAAGGTCACCTACAAGGACCTGCTCGGCCGCGTCAGCAAGCTCGCCAACGCCCTGCGCGGCATGGGCGTGAAGAAAGGCGACCGGGTGGTCATCTATCTGCCGATGTCGATCGAAGGCGTGGTCGCGATGCAGGCCTGCGCGCGCATCGGTGCGACCCACTCGATCGTGTTCGGCGGTTTCTCCGCCCAGGCCCTGCGCGATCGCATCGAGGACGCCGGTGCGGTGGCGGTGATCACCGCCGACGGCCAGTTCCGCGGCGGCAAGGCCTTGCCGCTGAAGCCGATCGCCGACGAGGCGCTGGCCCTGGGGGGCTGCGATTCGGTGAAGAACGTCATCGTCGTCAAGCGCACCGGCGCCGACATCGCCATGCTCGGCGGGCGCGACAGCTGGTACCACGACGCGGTCGCCGCCCAGTCCGAGCGTTGCGAGCCGGAGTGGGTCGAGGCCGAGCATCCGCTGTTCATCCTCTACACTTCGGGTTCCACGGGCAAGCCGAAGGGTGTGCAGCACTCCTCGGCCGGCTATCTGCTGCAGGCCGTGCTGTCGATGAAATACACCTTCGACATCAAGCCCGACGACGTCTATTGGTGCACCGCCGACATCGGCTGGGTCACCGGCCATACTTACATCACCTACGGCCCGCTCGCCTGCGGTGCGACCGAAATCGTATTCGAGGGGGTGCCGACCTACCCCGATGCCGGCCGCTTCTGGAAAATGATCCAGGACCACAAGGTCAGCATCTTCTACACCGCGCCGACCGCGATCCGCTCGCTGATCAAGGCTGCCGACAACAACCCGGCGGTGCACCCGAAGCAGTACGACCTGTCGAGCCTGCGCATCCTCGGTTCGGTCGGCGAGCCGATCAACCCGGCGGCCTGGGAGTGGTACTACGAGAATGTCGGTGGCGGCCGCTGCCCGATCGTCGATACCTTCTGGCAGACCGAGACCGGCGCCCACATGATCACCCCGCTGCCGGGCGCCACGCCGATGGTGCCGGGTTCGTGCACCCTGCCCTTCCCCGGCATCATGGCCGCGGTGGTCGATGAGACCGGTACCGAAGTGCCCTGGGGCCAGGGCGGCATCCTGGTGGTGAAGAAGCCGTGGCCGGCCATGATCCGCAACGTGTGGGGCGACCCCGAGCGTTTCAAGAAGACCTATTACCCGGACGACTTCAAGGGCAAGCTCTACCTTGCCGGCGACGGCGCGATCCGTGACGCGGAGACCGGTTACTTCACCATCACCGGGCGCATCGACGACGTCCTCAACGTTTCCGGCCACCGCATGGGCACGATGGAGATCGAATCCGCCCTGGTGGCGCACGAGAAGGTTGCCGAAGCCGCGGTGGTGGGCCGTCCCGACGACGTCACCGGCGAGGCGATCGTGGCCTTCGTGGTGCTGAAAGGGCCCCGTCCGAGCGGCGAGGACGCCGCGAAGATGATCAAGGAGCTGCAGACCTGGGTCGGTCACGAGATCGGCCCGATCGCCAAGCCCAAGGACATCCGCTTCGGCGAGAACCTGCCGAAGACCCGTTCGGGCAAGATCATGCGCCGTCTGCTGCGCCAGCTCGCCAAGGGCGAGGATGTCACGCAGGACACCTCGACCCTGGAAAATCCGGCGATCCTCGAGCAGCTCAAGGGCTGA